The genomic stretch CATACCGTAAATCCCTTTCCCCGCCTGATGGGCTTCGGCGATGGCGGCGAGCATGTCCGAGGCCGTGCCGTCGAGGATGCCGATGCCCTCCATATTGATGAGCGGGTGAATCACGTCGACCTCATCCATAGCGGCGGCGGCACGGACGGCGGCGACGGCGTGGGTCGAGATGCCGACAGCCTTCACCCATCCCCGCGCTTTCGCCTCCAGCAGATATTCGAAGGCTTCCCAGTGGCCTCTGATGGTATGCTCACTCTCCTGCTCATGAAGCAGGAAGATGTCGACCACGTCCCGGTCCAGTTCCCGCCGTGCCTCTTCGAGGGCATCCTGCATCCCTTCGGCGCTGTAGGCGTAAGACTTGGTGGCGATGACCACGTCGCCCATATTGCCCCCGTCGCCTTTGTAGCCGCGCAAAGCCTCCCGGATGTAAGGGTACGTCCCATAAATCTGAGCTGTGTCGACAAAAGTAACGCCTGACCAAAAGGCCCGTCGCAGCAACGCCGCTCCCCGGTCAAGGGGAAGCGACGCTTGCAGCGGGCCGATCGTCAGGCTGCCAAAACAGAGGCGGGAGACATCCAGTCCCGATTTGCCGAGCCTCTTCTTGCCCAGCTCTGTTTTACGGAGTGAGCCAAGACCGGGTTCACCGAATGGTGAATGTTCGGCTGATTTACTGAGCTTTCTCCTCATCATGGCTCTCCAAGTAAAAACGTACAAGTTCTTCTAATAGATCATCTCGCTCCAAACGGCGGATCAGGCTGCGGGCGTTTTTGTGGCTGGTGATATAGGCGGGGTCCCCGGAGAGAAGGTAGCCCACCAACTGGTTAATGGGGTTGTAGCCTTTCTCCTTCAACGCTTCATAGACGGTGCGGAGAATATCGCTGGTAGCCAGCTCATCTTCTGCCTTCGCCAGGAACATCATCGTCTGGTCAAAGGTTTCGTTTGCCATCGGTCCCAACCCCCCAACGGAATCACGCTCGAACAAACAGCTTGGGCAGCGAGAAAGCTTAAGCAGAAAGGGGCTCTCCCATGGTCACCATCAGATAGTCACCAAATCGCTCTATACAACCATATTATTCTGCGCCAGTTTCTATTTTCCTCTACTTTTGCGCTATTTAATCTGGCTCTTCAGGAGCTTTTTCGCCGCTTCCAGGGCGTCGGACAGCCTGGACGGGTCTTTGCCGCCGGCCTGGGCCATATCGGGGCGGCCGCCGCCGCCGCCGCCGCAGACCTTGGCGGCTTCTTTGACCAGGTTGCCGGCGTGGACGCCCCGTCCGACGATGTCCTTCGTAGCGGCGGCGACGAGGTTGACCTTGTCGCCGGCGACAGCACCTAGAATTAATACACCGGAACCGAGTTTTTCTTTCAACAGGTCAGACATGGAGCGCAGAGCGTCCATGTCGGGCGCTTGCACCTTGGCGGCCAGGACGGTGACGCCGTTGATCTCCTCTTTGCCGGCGAGAAGGTCGTCGATCTGGTACTTGGCCAGGCGGCTGAGCAGCTGCTCCATCTCGCGCTCCTTCTCGCGGAGCTGGGCCTGGAGGGAGTCGACGCGGTTGGTCACCTCGGCGGCGGGGACTTTGAGCTTCTCGGCCAGCATGCGGACGGTCTCTTCCTGCTCGTTCAGGTAGGCGAGGGCCGCTTCGCCGGTGACAGCCTCGATGCGGCGCAGGCCCGCGCCGATGCCGCTTTCGGAGAGGAGTTTGCAGAGGCCGACCTGGCTGGTGTTGTCAAGGTGGGTGCCGCCGCAGAGTTCCATCGAGTAGTTGCCCATGCGGACGACGCGGACCCTGTCGCCGTATTTCTCACCGAAGAGCGCCGTGGCCCCCATCGCCTTGGCCTCATCGATGGACGTCTCAAAGACCTCGACGGGCAGCGCCTGGAAGACGGCCCGGTTGACGGCCGCTTCGATGCGGTTCCACTCGTCGCGGGTGAGGGGGCTGAAGTGGGAAAAGTCAAAGCGCAACCGGTCGGGCGTGACGAGGGAGCCGGCCTGGTTGACGTGTTCGCCGAGCACCTCCTTAAGGGCTTTGTGCATCAGGTGAGTGGCGCTGTGGTGGCGAGCGATGGCCAACCGACGGGCGCTTTCGA from Heliomicrobium modesticaldum Ice1 encodes the following:
- a CDS encoding IreB family regulatory phosphoprotein — protein: MANETFDQTMMFLAKAEDELATSDILRTVYEALKEKGYNPINQLVGYLLSGDPAYITSHKNARSLIRRLERDDLLEELVRFYLESHDEEKAQ
- a CDS encoding aldo/keto reductase, producing MRRKLSKSAEHSPFGEPGLGSLRKTELGKKRLGKSGLDVSRLCFGSLTIGPLQASLPLDRGAALLRRAFWSGVTFVDTAQIYGTYPYIREALRGYKGDGGNMGDVVIATKSYAYSAEGMQDALEEARRELDRDVVDIFLLHEQESEHTIRGHWEAFEYLLEAKARGWVKAVGISTHAVAAVRAAAAMDEVDVIHPLINMEGIGILDGTASDMLAAIAEAHQAGKGIYGMKVLGGGNLHARAPEALAWALAQPHLDAIAIGMQSEGELEVNLRLFAGESVAEANWCEVRRRERRLHIEDWCTGCGACVPACPQGALRLEERVVVDQARCLLCGYCARMCRDFCIKVV